The Hominilimicola fabiformis DNA segment AAAGAGAAGCATAATTTTAAAATACAAAAGGTTATGCTTGACTGTGACAGTTTGAAAAAGCATCAAAAGAAACATAAGAAACTTTCGGAGCAATATACAGATGCTGAAAAGTTATATAAGCAAACTTTAGAAACTTATAATAACGGTTACAGTTTATTTTTACGAGAGCAGGCGGGAATATTGGCAGAGAGCTTGAACGAAAATGAACCGTGTCCCGTATGCGGTTCAACAAACCACCCTTGCATTGCTCAAAAAAGTGATACCGCACCTTCAGAAAATGAACTTGACGAAATGAAACAACGTGCCGATATGGCAGATAACGAGTGCAGAAAAATTGCCGATAAAGCAAGTAAAGAAAAGAATGAATGTGAAAAAATTGAAAATTCAATTAAAACCGCACTTAAAGATATGGATATTGAAACTGAAAATACAGTCGAAGAAATTGTGGAAAATATCAAAAATGAGCTTACAAATGCAAAAGAACAGCTTGAAATTGCCGAAAAACGCAATACAGAAAGAATTGAATGTGAATTAAATTTAAACGCATACACCGAAAAATGCAATCAAACCGGTGAGAAAATCGAAGAAATTACGGCTAAAATCAATGATTTGAAAACGGTTATAAACGGTGACGAAAACAAAATAACGGCACTTGAAAAAATGATAAGCTGTAAAAACAAGTCCGAGGCGGAAAAGGTGCTTGACGATTTAGAAAACAGGATTGATGAAATGCAAAAAAGTTTTGAAATTGCCGAACAAAATTATAATGAATGTGTCAAAGTCATTGACAATGCCAAAGCTGTTATAAACGAAAACGAGCCTTTGGCTAAAACGGAAAACGAACGTATAAAAAAGCAGGAAGAAAAGCTTGAAAAAGCAATGAAAAAGTACGGCATTGATGATGAAAATACTCTTGAAATATTGGTAAGTGATATTGAAAATATATCAGATATGCGTGATGAAATCAAGGAGTATGACAATAAATTAAGTGCTTGCAATGAGAGAATAAAGATGCTTAAGGAAAACATAGGTAAGGCAGAAAAGACTGATATTGAAAAATTAAAGGCAGATAAAGAAGAAACAGAAAATTCGTTGGAGGAAGTAACGGAACAAAAGAACAGCTTGACTGCTAATATCAGTATAAATAAGCGTATAATGGACGAAACGCAGAAGTTGAAAACGGAACTTGACGAAAGCGGAAAACGATATTCTACATATCTGAATATTTCGCAGACGGCAAACGGTGAACTTTCAAAACGTCAAAAAATTGCGTTTGAGCAGTACATTCAGTCGGCATATTTTAGGTCGATTCTAAATGAGGCCAATAAGCGTTTTTCGTATATGACAAACGGTCGTTTTGAACTTGTAAAGCATGACGGCGACAGTAATTTGAAATCTCACAGCGGTCTTGATATTGATGTGTTTGATAATTATACCGGAAAGCAAAGGAGCGTTAAATCATTGTCGGGAGGTGAGTCGTTTAAGGCGTCATTATGTATGGCACTTGGACTTTCGGAGGTTATACAACGTAACGCAGGCGGTGTTAAATTGGAGTCAATGTTCGTTGATGAAGGATTTGGTGTACTTGACAATGAATCACTTGAACAGGCGATAGAAGTGCTTAATTCGCTTTCGGAAAGTGACAGAATGGTAGGTATTATATCGCATATTTCAGAATTGAAAGACAGAATCGATAAAAAGATTGTCGTGAAAAAAGGCTCTGCGGGAAGTACGGTTGAACTCATAAATTGATTGACAAAGTAAGACGGATATGTTAATATTGACATATGCGTCTGTAGCTCAGTTGGATAGAGCACAAGATTCCGATTCTTGGTGTCGCGGGTTCAAATCCTGTCAGACGTGCCAAAAAAGTCATAGCAAAGTAAACTTTGCTATGACTTTTTTTAATCCGATTTTATGTTATATAAATGTATTAACAATTCCCTGTACCAACAGAATAAGCATAATAATCGGCATAACGTATTTATAATACGGTTTAATCCATCTTGGAATTTTCGGACCGACACCGGTATTAGCCTCTTTAAGATAATTGTCAAAGCCCCAACCACGTTTTGATATACAGAAAAACAAGTACATAAGTGAGCCGGCAGGCAATATAAGATTACTTACAAGAAAGTCCTCAAAGTCAAGAATAGTTGACTCACCGCCTAATGGGTGGAGTGATGATAATATATTAAATCCGAACACGCAAGGCAATGACAACACCGATATAATTATTATATTAATAAGTACGGCTTTCTTTCTTGTGATATTAAATTTTTCAACGCAACAAGTCAGTATATTTTCAAACAATGCAATAACCGTAGAAAATGCCGCGAAAGTCATAAACAGGAAGAACAAGCTGCCCCAAATTCTGCCGCCTTTCATTGAAGTGAATACGTTAGGCAATGTTATGAATATAAGGCTTGGACCGCTGTCGGGTTCAACGTTGAAAGCAAAGCATGACGGAAATATGATAAGTCCTGCGATTATAGCAACGAATGTATCAAGCAGAGCAATATTTATTGATTCGCCTAAAAGAGTTCGTGATTTATCAATGTAACTGCCAAAAATCATCATTGATCCCATACCGATACTAAGTGTGAAAAATGCTTGGTTCATAGCGGTTGTTATAAGCTTGAAAAATCCTACTTCCTGTATTTTTTCAAAGTTCGGCAGAAGATAGAATTTTACACCGTCTATACCGCCGTCAAGTCTGACTGCGTGTATTGCAAGAATTATAATAAGTCCGAGCAGTGCGGTCATCATAACTTTAGTGATTTTTTCGACACCTTTTTGAAGTCCCAATGAGCAAACTCCAAATCCCAAAACAACAACAACCAACATCCAAAATGTCATGGTAGCGGGGGAGGCTAAAAGGTTGTTAAATGTATTTTTTACGTTAGCGGTGTCCAAACCGACAAATCCGCCGACGGCAAATTTATAAAAATAATATAACATCCAACCGGCTACTGTGGTATAGAACATCAAAAGTATATAATTGCCGGCAATCGCAAAATTAGAATGTAAGTGCCATTTTGTACCTCTCGGCTCAAGTTCCTGGTATGCTTTAGCGGTACTCTTTTGACTTGCACGACCTATTGAAAACTCTATTGTCAAAACAGGAATGCCGATTAAGGCAAGGAAGGACAGGTAAAATAACACAAATATTCCGCCGCCGTAATTTCCTACAATATAAGGGAATCTCCAAACATTGCCTATACCAATCGCACAGCCGGCAGACAGGAGTATAAATCCTAATCTCGATTTTAAATTTTCTCTTTCCATATAATAAATCCTTTCAAATATA contains these protein-coding regions:
- a CDS encoding AAA family ATPase, with amino-acid sequence MKPLKITMSAFGPYAEKVTIDFEKYQNGLYIITGDTGAGKSTIFDAITFALYGEAATQRRENTMLRSDFAKKDTKTFVELEFMYRGEVYKIKRNPRYKREGLKTEETPKAEITYPDGSVKSGVKEVTAAVTDILKIDCGQFTQIAMIAQGEFLKLLLAGTDERGKIFRKIFNTDLYRRFQDRAKMLANDAKRDYETVKSSIEREIKGVVSDNEDDWILYDSTRTDEFINALMKLLGDWEKDKKSITAKEKRLKTKSQKLSDEISLAENTNKFIESLEKEEETLKKLNDDSEKIESLRKDTDRLESVNKDVIPILTMLKSYRENVGKLEKSISTNKKVLEENTEKYDELKEILEDEKARENERKTLSEKAVGLKNELEYYEEYESLKKENTKNQKSLKKANDESEKLKATFNDDKKKAEDEKNKLSELKSTEVELQKVKSLYEEKEKHNFKIQKVMLDCDSLKKHQKKHKKLSEQYTDAEKLYKQTLETYNNGYSLFLREQAGILAESLNENEPCPVCGSTNHPCIAQKSDTAPSENELDEMKQRADMADNECRKIADKASKEKNECEKIENSIKTALKDMDIETENTVEEIVENIKNELTNAKEQLEIAEKRNTERIECELNLNAYTEKCNQTGEKIEEITAKINDLKTVINGDENKITALEKMISCKNKSEAEKVLDDLENRIDEMQKSFEIAEQNYNECVKVIDNAKAVINENEPLAKTENERIKKQEEKLEKAMKKYGIDDENTLEILVSDIENISDMRDEIKEYDNKLSACNERIKMLKENIGKAEKTDIEKLKADKEETENSLEEVTEQKNSLTANISINKRIMDETQKLKTELDESGKRYSTYLNISQTANGELSKRQKIAFEQYIQSAYFRSILNEANKRFSYMTNGRFELVKHDGDSNLKSHSGLDIDVFDNYTGKQRSVKSLSGGESFKASLCMALGLSEVIQRNAGGVKLESMFVDEGFGVLDNESLEQAIEVLNSLSESDRMVGIISHISELKDRIDKKIVVKKGSAGSTVELIN
- a CDS encoding sodium-dependent transporter, whose amino-acid sequence is MERENLKSRLGFILLSAGCAIGIGNVWRFPYIVGNYGGGIFVLFYLSFLALIGIPVLTIEFSIGRASQKSTAKAYQELEPRGTKWHLHSNFAIAGNYILLMFYTTVAGWMLYYFYKFAVGGFVGLDTANVKNTFNNLLASPATMTFWMLVVVVLGFGVCSLGLQKGVEKITKVMMTALLGLIIILAIHAVRLDGGIDGVKFYLLPNFEKIQEVGFFKLITTAMNQAFFTLSIGMGSMMIFGSYIDKSRTLLGESINIALLDTFVAIIAGLIIFPSCFAFNVEPDSGPSLIFITLPNVFTSMKGGRIWGSLFFLFMTFAAFSTVIALFENILTCCVEKFNITRKKAVLINIIIISVLSLPCVFGFNILSSLHPLGGESTILDFEDFLVSNLILPAGSLMYLFFCISKRGWGFDNYLKEANTGVGPKIPRWIKPYYKYVMPIIMLILLVQGIVNTFI